The sequence below is a genomic window from Xylocopa sonorina isolate GNS202 chromosome 15, iyXylSono1_principal, whole genome shotgun sequence.
AAAATGCATAGATAAGAATTTGTGgatatatctacgaatcgtctcTGTCGGATTTGTAATGTACAATACTCATCGAAGCATTTCTTTCAGTGGATAGGGGAAACTGGATTAAGAGAAGCAGCGGAGGGACGAGTGGTGACGGCCAAACTCGTCTGCAGGGACGCCTCGCCAACGTCGAAGCTGCCTGGTGTCTTCACCCCGTGCGTGGCTTTCAGGGTGGCTGGTTCACCCTCTAAAAACAGTCAGTTTCGGTCTATTGAAATATGTTTCGCCTACTTTCCTCATGCGTTCTATACTCGAACGAATATAACTCTTAGAATAGCGTCAAATCATTGCACGTTTCATTCGAGAAATATAGTATTCGGATACGTTTTCTTATACTTCCATTTCTTTTCTGTACAAATCCGAAGAAAACGTCCGCGTTCAGCTAATACGAAAGTTTCGTTTCTCTCCGTCCTCAGACGTGCGAGAAGTGATGTTCTCCTCGACAACGCAACTCTCCCAAGGGCTCTCCACCCTGGAGTACACGGCCATCGGTCTCTCGTCCGTGGTTCTCGCCCTGATCTACGTCGCGAGCGTGTCCTTGTACCTGCACAGCAAGAAAGCGAAACGAAAGATCATTAAAAACCCGGAGCTGGGTTTGACGGCTGGTCGCGAAGGGAGCGGGCTGGTAAAGAGCAACCCTTTGCTAGCCGCCTCGAGGCACTTTGAAAGCGACACTAACAGTGCCCTAACGGAGAGCGATATCGGGGATGATCTTCCACAGAGTGACGGTGAACAGGGATGCGAAAATGTGCGTGAAAAGTTCTTTAACTCTAGAACTACTACTTTTTCCTTCGCTTATAATATTTCTCCTAATATCATTTCGAATGGATCGGAGAAAATTGTTGGTGGTTCTAATGTTTGAagtattcctcttcttcttccatttaacgtttaacaaatttgtatttCTTGCTCGCGAGCAGATCACATCGGCTGTCGTTCATCCTCACTACGTTTACACGGAACAATCCGAGAGCTGTTTCGGGTCTGGATCGATACTGGGCGAGAGGCTACCAGAAGAGGATGTACGAGTGGTGGAAACGGCGGATAATCCGCATCAGCAGGACGTCCCCGTGTTACCAGGTGCCCAAAGGAGAAAGCTGTACTTCAATCCTGCTTATTTCGATAGGCAACTGCTCCTCGTAAGCGAATCAGTTCGATAAACAGAGATGAACGTACAGTAAATTCGAGAGATGTTCCCGTGCATAACATTTGAGACCTAAATTATTGATTAACTAACCAAGATAATATCATTGTGCTTCGTATTTAGGGATAAAATATATTTACTTACTTTGTCACGTATTTTGATAAGTACGCGATAATTTAAAGACAGCCCGGCATCTTTCTAGGCGCCCCCTCCAGCAGCCATCGAGTTCCTTCTCAAAATCCGGGAAGTCATCTCAATCGCCAAGCACAAGATGGCAGCGAAACGATTCGTTCCTACTCTCGTGGGTTAGTTTACAatttcttcttctctctgttaaaGGAAAAACGAATTAGAAGAATAATTTGGATACATTTAAAAGCAGTACTGCAAATGACTAGAAATATTCAATGATAACTGTACAAACCCGGACCGTAGGCTAAAGCTTGACACGGTTTCAACCGCTAATTTACcggtaattaattaattaccaaCGATTCAGGCATTCCGGAAGAGGAGAGCAGCATGGAACGCTGCGACTCGACAGGCAAGAATCAACCACAATCAGCCTCGAATTCCGCACAAGAGTCCATCGCCAAGTCACGGAAGTCGCAACGGTGCACCGGATGCCCCGGCTGCACGGACCCGTTCAGAAATACGTCGGCGTTCACGGAATCCGATCAGCCAATTCCGTTTGAGAGCAAAGTTCGAGCGTGGCTGGAGGACGTCAGGGCTGGGCCTCAGCGGCGCTGGCGTGACGCGGAGGAGGCTCGAAAGACCCTGCAAGAGAACACCAGGAGCTTCAGCAAGAATCTGGAGTACTTGAAAGAGCTGGCGAAACAGGACTTGGACCTGGACGCGAAATGCTTGGCTGGCAGACTTCTCTCCTGGAAAGACAATCCGTCGATGGTGAAGACGTTCCAGGATGTGACCAGGAGCGAGATCCTGGGCATGGACGAACGACAGAGCGTCTCGAAGCGTTCGACCAAATCGATGTTCGAAGAGTCGAACTATTACTCGGTGACGAACAGAGATTCCTCGGTCGGTGAGAACGGCAACGACGCGCTTAATGCAAAAGTGAGGAAAGCCATTGAGAATTCGTTCATCAAGCAGATGGAAGAGAACGCAGCTTTAGAGGACGATACCGCGAAGACAGAGGACGTCAAAGAAGAGAAAATCGTGATCCCCAAGGAGAAAAATGACGTGGAAAAAGAGAAGACGGTCAACGACGATGTTCCATCGCGGAAGGGGATGAAGAAGCCTAGCGGAGATTCCATACCACCGAAGAAAGACCTACCAGACATGATCAACGAACTTCCAAACACGAAAAATACGGCGAAACGTATTATGGACGCTGTGATCCGGGAAATGGTGGACGCAAAGGTGCTGGAGCATCATTCGAGATCGGAGAACGTCACGGATTACGAAGTGGACAGCTTGGAGCGTTCGAAGTGCAGCAGAAAGTCCTCGATTTCCCCAGAGTCCACGGATCAGTCGAGCCCGGCGTTGTCCACAGCCCTGCCGATGGACGAAGAGTTAACTATGCAGAATGCAGTGATCAATACCAGAACCAGAGAAATGATAATGTGCGACAAGCTGAACAAGGACATCCTCGAGAAGAACTATTACAATAACCTGCCGGAATTGGTCTCCTCGCAGAGGTCGGAGAGTTACTCGCTGGTCAGCGAGGTGTACGTGAACGACGGCTACGACAGCCCAGCCTGCAGCGACGATTCTGGCCCAGAGATCCAATACGAGCCGGAGAACCCCGGGCATTTGACGATCAAAGTGCAAGATTCACCGGAGAATTACGTGAAACAGGACGAATCCGAGTACGAGCCCGATACGTTGGACAGAAAGCCCATGAAACTGAAGATCAACGACGACACGAATTACGAGAAGGAAATCTCCGACGAGGTCTACGTGGACTCCCTCGAGAGACCAGCTCAGATACTGCTGAAGAGCAAAGGTAGCTTCCGGGACCAGGATTCGACGAGGAACGGATGCAACCTGCAACGCGGCTACGGTAGCCTCCGAGAGATCTACGAGGCCAGGCTGAAATCGAACTCCAGAGAACTGTCCGGAAGCACGAAATCGTTGAACGGACACTTGGAAGCCAGCATGTCCTGGAGGAAGTGCAAGTATCTGACCCCAGAGGCTAGGCAATTGAAGAGACAGCGGCAGCCGAGTAACCAGCCGGACGTGGTGCCGCTGCCACCCACGGAGAACATCTACGAGCAACCGAAACCCCCGCGGCGGGTGAAAGACGGGAAATTATCGTCGAACTCTCTCTCAAAAAACGACTGGGACAGGAGTCCTCCCGAAGCGGGTAACCCTACGACCAGCAACGGCACTCCTGTCCCCGGCAACCACACCGACGTAGGGGCCACTGAGAGTCCTTGCCCTGGCGGACCTCGCAAGCAGTCCGAGGAATTAACAGCAAGATGTACACACCAAGTGGAAAGGCACGCGAAAGCTGGCGGTTCCGCTCGAGCCAAGTCGAAATCGAATCCTGCACCGTGGACCGATTGTCAGAGGGAGAAAAGGAAGACTCTGGACCAGTGTCGCGGACAGGACTGTCAGAGGAGGCACAGCGAATTTCAGAATTGCAAGAGGCATCCGACCAAATCATCAAAGAGTTGCGAGTCGACGAGCGATCTCGCTAGTCGACTGCCCGGTTACCAACAGCTACGGATGAAGATAGAGGACAGCGGGTATCTGAGCAGCACCGACAGCAACTGTTCGCACAAGCAGCTGCTCAAGCACGAGGTGAGCAGCGTCTCGGAGACGGACGAAACCGAGTCTGTCTGCGACGGAGCCAGCGAGAGCGGTGCTGAGAGCGTCGGGACGGACAGCGTGTTCTTTGGGAACTTCCGCAGGCTCTCGGACGCGTGCAACTTCTCGAAGAGCGTCGACTCGGGCGTGGAGATCGGTGCGCAGGAGACGTGCATGCAATTTAGAGGTATTAGAGGTGAAAACGGTGGTCTGGAAAGGGCGAACTTCAGCACCAGCGATAGCGAGACCGAGAGCTTCATCACGGTTCTGCCACCTTGCGCACCTGCGAAGCCAATTTAACATCGGCTGCTCTTCTTCTATACTCAAATGATTTTAACGGGGGAATTATAATTTAATTGTGATGATAATTGTAGAATTCGTGTGTCCTGTTCTTTTACAAGGATCCCGTCCGCGATGGAATGAAAGTTAGATACAGTAGCAGTATTAAATACGTTCGGAAGGAGTGAAAATCAAAATTGAATTGCCATCGATTTCCATCGAGATCTTTTCACGCGGCAACGTACTCTTATGATAAACGTATTTAGTATTGCTTAGCGAAATACTTAAGGTCAGTATGCCCGTGCTGGTTTTACCCGTTTAGAGCGACTGTAAAGGGGTATGTCAGGCAAAATAATAATTAGTTTATAAATACCTAGATAGTATAGATAGGGGAGATAAGTTTCTTATTACAATAGTTCTAATTAATTGTGAAGCGCGTACGCGTTGAAAAGTTCGCCAAACGGGTAAACATACTGTAAATATAATCATTGATACAGATTCTGGTTAATACTGGGAGTAATCCACTTTGTATTTATTAATCTAATTAATTAGAGTTCTGTATGGACAGAGCCGATTATTTTACGTTGGTACAGCAAAGTACCGCGTAGAACTTTAGTATATCCACATTTTCAATACATTTATGTTCGAAAAGGGATACTAAATTTATGAGGGGAGGTGGGGCGAGAGGGAAGGGAATATTTATTTAATCATTTATTTTAAACAAAATTATTGTCACAAAGGATGGATTTATACGAGTATCATTTTATAGCGATACATTATTAtgtatgatatatatatatatcattacgGTTGACGATATATAAAAATTGCCATCGTAATTTAACTTAACGTAAGGTGGCCGGAAGTGCAATGTTATATTTGATAAGGATAGTGGCATAGTAGTTAAATGAATAAATCCGATTGCGATACTTAATTAAATGGCAGAACTGAATTGCTAGTCGATGTGATAAAATTTAAGGAAACGAGGGAACGTTTCTAACACCGAATGATGCATCAAAAATTTATTGTAACAGAGGCAATTACCGATTCAAGTCGTTTCATTTTCACATTGCAATATTTAATATGTTTCCTACTTATGTTATCTTAATACCGTTGTTATCGTTGTTTTTCATGTTACTTATTTAAACAAACGAAATCATAACACACTTAATATATTGTGGCATCGACTGCTCACTGAACTTTTATTTAATTCTAATCTAAACTTCACACTCGTTGTTATTTTTGTTGTTGCAAGATAGTACTCTTTACATAATAATAAGATAACATATCGCGACatagaattatatatatatatatatatatatatattagcgaaatagatttaaaaatatttttctatatttatacattttatatttatagtataatattatatcttaatatattCCTTTGTTGTTTGATTAATTTATTATAGTCCAATAGCGTCTCAAGTGCGAgggtaaaagaagaaaaaattgtTAAACGAATGGAATTTAAAAACCTCGCGCCTCACTCTTTTTATA
It includes:
- the LOC143430729 gene encoding uncharacterized protein LOC143430729 encodes the protein MRLLVLVLASCLNVLEIVRCQELSVIRHSDGDIFTLEGSCTEACTAVSSGTASPYTRSPSTVALVPANNSCTCQCNRGLPTFREDLHICVNDIHECNVAGFVSGAGQVERVPYVFLPQRGQIIYPHAEIRFEGVTTPVCGITGAQQLGRAGWSELRNLSDTEPPFRLFRDEGRTFLQWIGETGLREAAEGRVVTAKLVCRDASPTSKLPGVFTPCVAFRVAGSPSKNNVREVMFSSTTQLSQGLSTLEYTAIGLSSVVLALIYVASVSLYLHSKKAKRKIIKNPELGLTAGREGSGLVKSNPLLAASRHFESDTNSALTESDIGDDLPQSDGEQGCENITSAVVHPHYVYTEQSESCFGSGSILGERLPEEDVRVVETADNPHQQDVPVLPGAQRRKLYFNPAYFDRQLLLAPPPAAIEFLLKIREVISIAKHKMAAKRFVPTLVGIPEEESSMERCDSTGKNQPQSASNSAQESIAKSRKSQRCTGCPGCTDPFRNTSAFTESDQPIPFESKVRAWLEDVRAGPQRRWRDAEEARKTLQENTRSFSKNLEYLKELAKQDLDLDAKCLAGRLLSWKDNPSMVKTFQDVTRSEILGMDERQSVSKRSTKSMFEESNYYSVTNRDSSVGENGNDALNAKVRKAIENSFIKQMEENAALEDDTAKTEDVKEEKIVIPKEKNDVEKEKTVNDDVPSRKGMKKPSGDSIPPKKDLPDMINELPNTKNTAKRIMDAVIREMVDAKVLEHHSRSENVTDYEVDSLERSKCSRKSSISPESTDQSSPALSTALPMDEELTMQNAVINTRTREMIMCDKLNKDILEKNYYNNLPELVSSQRSESYSLVSEVYVNDGYDSPACSDDSGPEIQYEPENPGHLTIKVQDSPENYVKQDESEYEPDTLDRKPMKLKINDDTNYEKEISDEVYVDSLERPAQILLKSKGSFRDQDSTRNGCNLQRGYGSLREIYEARLKSNSRELSGSTKSLNGHLEASMSWRKCKYLTPEARQLKRQRQPSNQPDVVPLPPTENIYEQPKPPRRVKDGKLSSNSLSKNDWDRSPPEAGNPTTSNGTPVPGNHTDVGATESPCPGGPRKQSEELTARCTHQVERHAKAGGSARAKSKSNPAPWTDCQREKRKTLDQCRGQDCQRRHSEFQNCKRHPTKSSKSCESTSDLASRLPGYQQLRMKIEDSGYLSSTDSNCSHKQLLKHEVSSVSETDETESVCDGASESGAESVGTDSVFFGNFRRLSDACNFSKSVDSGVEIGAQETCMQFRGIRGENGGLERANFSTSDSETESFITVLPPCAPAKPI